In Rissa tridactyla isolate bRisTri1 chromosome 23, bRisTri1.patW.cur.20221130, whole genome shotgun sequence, the following are encoded in one genomic region:
- the PPOX gene encoding LOW QUALITY PROTEIN: protoporphyrinogen oxidase (The sequence of the model RefSeq protein was modified relative to this genomic sequence to represent the inferred CDS: deleted 1 base in 1 codon) has protein sequence MPPTVAVVGGGISGLAACYHLVRSPRPPKVLLLEAGARFGGWLQSTRAPDGAVFEHGPRGIRPGGAAGTDTLHMVSELGLEGDILPVPGDHPASRNRFLYVRGALHKLPSGLGALLRPVSPFSQALLWSGVRDLLAPAGTEPDESVHAFVHRRFGREVADIAVDSLCRGVFAGDCRALSIRSCFPALFQAERRRRSVLLGMALGSGKERGAESGLSRRARAERWSQWSLRGGMQTLPEALVAFLRPRGVSLRCHAPLRRLRPRPDGRWQLTLPDGTLTADHVISALPAAALAEVLPEEAEPLAQELRRIPAVSVAVVNLQYQGVTLPVTGFGHLVPSSEDASLLGIVYDSVAFPEHDGAGAGSVRLTVMLGGAWFGQSFGDPASASPSLLLQRAQAAARDQLGLEPPPTRSILRVHQACIPQYTLGHWQRTERIGRFLAEQRLPLSLIGASYAGVSVNDCIASAKAAVGQLLGGLR, from the exons ATGCCGCCCACCGTGGCCGTCGTGGGGGGCGGTATCAGCGGCCTGGCCGCCTGCTACCACCTGGtccgcagcccccgcccgcccaAG gtgctgctgctggaggccggCGCCCGCTTCGGGGGGTGGCTGCAGAGCACCCGCGCCCCCGACGGGGCCGTGTTCGAGCACGGGCCGCGGGGCATccgccccgggggggcggcgggcaccgACACCCTGCACATg gtctCTGAGCTCGGCCTGGAAGGTGACATCCTTCCCGTCCCCGGGGACCACCCGGCTTCCAGGAATCGCTTCCTCTATGTCAGGGGGGCCCTGCACAAACTGCCATCGGGCTTGGG GGCCTTGCTGCGGCCGGTGTCCCCCTTCTCGCAGGCGCTGCTGTGGAGCGGGGTGCGGGACCTGCTGGCACCGGCCGGGACGGAGCCCGACGAGAGCGTCCACGCCTTCGTTCATCGCCGTTTCGGCCGGGAG GTGGCCGACATCGCCGTGGACAGTTTGTGCCGGGGGGTTTTCGCCGGGGATTGTCGGGCGCTGAGTATCCGTTCCTGCTTCCCTGCGCTTTTCCAAGCGGAACGGCGACGGCGCTCCGTCCTGCTGGGGATGGCGCTGGGCTCCG GGAAGGAGCGCGGGGCCGAGTCGGGGCTGAGCCGCCGGGCGCGGGCCGAGCGCTGGAGCCAGTGGTCGCTGCGGGGGGGGATGCAGACCCTGCCCGAGGCTTTGGTGGCGTTTCTGCGCCCCCGCGGCGTC AGCCTGCGGTGCCACGCGCCCCTGCGCCGCCTGCGCCCACGGCCCGACGGCCGATGGCAG ctCACCCTACCCGATGGCACCCTGACGGCTGACCACGTCATCAGCGCCCTCCCAGCCGCAG ccctggctgaggtgctgccggagGAGGCCGAGCCGCTGGCGCAGGAGCTGCGCCGCATCCCGGCCGTGTCGGTGGCCGTGGTGAACCTGCAGTACCAGGGCGTCACGTTGCCCGTCACG GGTTTCGGGCACTTGGTGCCCTCCTCCGAGGACGCTTCCCTCCTGGGCATCGTCTACGACTCGGTGGCCTTCCCCGAGCACGACGGCGCGGGAGCCGGCTCCGTACGGCTGACG GTGATGCTGGGAGGCGCCTGGTTCGGGCAGAGCTTCGGGGAcccagcctcggcgtcaccgtcGCTGCTGCTGCAGCGGGCGCAGGCAGCCGCGCGCGACCAGCTGGGCCTGGAGCCCCCCCCGACACGCTCCATCCTCAGGGTGCACCAG GCCTGCATCCCCCAGTACACGCTGGGCCACTGGCAGCGCACAG AGCGCATCGGCCGGTTCCTGGCGGAGCAGCGGCTGCCCCTCAGCCTCATCGGAGCCTCCTACGCCGGCGTCTCCGTCAACGACTGCATCGCCAGCGCCAAAgcggccgtggggcagctgctgggggggctgcgctga